Proteins from a single region of Ziziphus jujuba cultivar Dongzao chromosome 1, ASM3175591v1:
- the LOC107424954 gene encoding L-type lectin-domain containing receptor kinase VII.1, whose protein sequence is MEKTHPKPVFLILLILLSTTIPFPSALAVDFVYNGFNSSDSLLLYGNATIQSRILTLTNDTTFSIGRALYRSKIRTKKQNSSYVYPFYTSFIFSMAPYRNILPGHGLVFIVVSKTGIDGVSSSQNLGFLNRTNDGNPNNHVFGVEFDVFKNQEFDDIDDNHVGINLNSLKSTVAHSAGYWQDDRSGAADDKSLKKLKLNNGENYQVWIDYSDSFMNVTMARVGMKRPSNPLLSVPLNLSDIFEDEMYIGFTSSTGALVERHMILAWSFSDSNISLSESLITTGLSSFVLPKGSFLRSTGFIAGITVGGFVAIALCAVLCFCLMKRQRRRARERAEMEEWELEYWPHRITYQEIEGATKGFSEENVIGVGGNGNVYKGVLPLGAEIAVKRISHENDGMREFLAEISSLGRLKHRNLVGFRGWCKREKGSFMLVYDYMENGSLDKRVFDCDESKMLGFEERIRILKDVSSGVLYLHEGWEAKVLHRDIKASNVLLDKEMNGRLGDFGLARMHGHGQLLSTTRVVGTVGYLAPEVVRSGRASAQTDVFGFGVLILEVMCGRRPIEEGKPPLVEWVWQLMVEGRLVNAIDEKLRAKGEVNVEEAERVLHLGLLCAYPDPNARPTIRQVVKVLEGKSELYESECEGNAYLLQKIQAKDRWSDFSQNFGRGSHPTFEDIKQSLSSSMSLSWSNTTVEGR, encoded by the coding sequence ATGGAAAAAACCCACCCAAAGCCTGTCTTCCTTATCCTGCTAATCCTGCTTTCCACAACCATACCTTTCCCATCAGCTCTGGCAGTGGATTTCGTCTACAATGGCTTCAACTCCTCTGACTCGTTGCTTCTCTACGGCAACGCCACAATTCAATCCCGCATTCTGACACTCACAAACGACACAACTTTCTCCATTGGTCGTGCTCTTTACAGGTCCAAAATCCGCACGAAGAAACAGAATTCGTCCTATGTCTACCCGTTCTATACCTCTTTCATCTTCTCCATGGCTCCTTATAGGAACATTCTTCCTGGGCATGGCTTGGTTTTCATTGTTGTATCCAAAACCGGCATCGACGGAGTCAGTTCGTCTCAGAATCTGGGTTTCTTGAACCGAACCAATGATGGGAACCCAAATAACCATGTCTTCGGTGTCGAATTCGATGTGTTTAAGAATCAGGAATTTGACGATATCGATGACAACCATGTTGGGATCAATCTCAATTCCCTCAAGTCTACGGTAGCCCACTCCGCTGGGTATTGGCAAGACGACAGAAGTGGTGCTGCTGATGATAAATCACTCAAGAAATTGAAGCTTAACAATGGAGAAAATTATCAAGTTTGGATTGACTATTCAGATTCTTTTATGAACGTTACAATGGCGCGTGTGGGAATGAAAAGACCAAGTAATCCTTTGTTGAGTGTTCCATTAAATCTGTCCGATATTTTTGAAGATGAAATGTATATTGGGTTTACAAGCTCAACTGGGGCGTTAGTAGAAAGGCACATGATTTTAGCTTGGAGCTTCAGCGATTCAAACATTTCTTTAAGCGAAAGTTTGATCACTACTGGTTTGTCTTCCTTTGTTCTTCCAAAGGGTTCTTTTCTCAGGTCGACGGGATTCATTGCAGGGATTACAGTGGGAGGTTTTGTAGCTATTGCTCTCTGTGCTGTGCTTTGTTTCTGTTTGATGAAAAGACAAAGACGTAGAGCGAGGGAAAGAGCAGAAATGGAAGAATGGGAACTCGAGTATTGGCCACACAGAATCACATACCAAGAAATCGAGGGGGCAACCAAAGGATTTTCAGAGGAAAATGTGATTGGTGTTGGAGGAAATGGAAATGTCTACAAGGGTGTTTTACCTTTAGGAGCAGAGATTGCGGTGAAGCGCATTTCTCATGAAAACGATGGAATGAGAGAATTTCTGGCTGAGATTTCAAGCCTAGGAAGATTGAAGCACAGAAACTTGGTGGGGTTCAGGGGTTGGTGTAAAAGAGAGAAGGGAAGCTTCATGTTGGTCTATGATTATATGGAAAATGGGAGTTTGGATAAGAGGGTTTTTGATTGTGATGAAAGCAAGATGTTGGGCTTTGAAGAAAGAATTAGAATTCTTAAGGATGTTTCTTCTGGAGTCCTATACTTACATGAAGGATGGGAAGCCAAAGTCCTACACAGGGACATTAAGGCAAGCAATGTATTACTAGACAAGGAAATGAATGGAAGGCTTGGGGATTTTGGATTAGCTCGGATGCATGGCCATGGCCAATTGCTTAGCACCACTAGAGTGGTTGGAACCGTGGGGTATTTGGCCCCGGAAGTGGTTCGAAGTGGCCGAGCCTCGGCTCAAACCGATGTGTTTGGGTTTGGGGTATTGATACTAGAAGTCATGTGTGGGAGGCGACCTATAGAGGAAGGCAAACCACCTTTGGTTGAATGGGTTTGGCAACTAATGGTTGAAGGGCGATTGGTAAATGCCATTGATGAGAAACTAAGGGCTAAAGGTGAAGTTAATGTGGAAGAGGCTGAGAGAGTATTGCACTTGGGGCTATTATGTGCATATCCTGACCCAAATGCTAGACCAACCATTAGACAGGTTGTGAAAGTCTTGGAGGGTAAAAGCGAGCTCTATGAATCTGAATGTGAAGGTAATGCGTATTTGCTCCAAAAGATACAAGCCAAGGATAGGTGGTCTGACTTCTCACAGAATTTTGGACGCGGATCACACCCTACTTTTGAAGATATTAAGCAGTCTCTGTCTTCTTCAATGTCTCTCTCTTGGTCCAATACTACCGTGGAGGGTAGGTGA